The Brevibacillus brevis genome contains a region encoding:
- a CDS encoding lysozyme, which yields MSNFSLGTGGANLIKKHEGFSLKFYGDPYGYPTVGWGHLITKTKTYTKNTTGNPNDSLLSQVQADALSNSLNLGYTSPISQSKADSFFTSDTAKAVKAVNDLKLPTGCQFTQSQFDALVSLAFNAGPGVLTTDDVEAMLAHALIYPFIGPLTPAQSDTCSKLVSKAFSYDKNLKTRRNEEATLFCKDMKYTHKYPVYTL from the coding sequence ATGTCAAATTTTTCTTTAGGCACAGGTGGAGCAAACCTTATCAAAAAACATGAGGGATTTTCCTTGAAATTTTATGGAGATCCTTATGGGTATCCAACAGTTGGATGGGGACATTTGATTACAAAGACTAAAACATATACTAAAAATACAACAGGTAATCCAAATGATTCTCTTCTATCCCAAGTACAAGCTGATGCTCTATCAAACTCTTTAAATCTAGGTTATACTTCACCAATTTCTCAGTCTAAGGCAGATTCTTTTTTTACTAGTGATACTGCAAAGGCTGTAAAGGCAGTAAATGATTTAAAACTTCCTACAGGTTGTCAATTTACACAATCTCAGTTTGATGCACTTGTTTCGTTAGCTTTTAATGCAGGTCCTGGGGTGCTAACAACCGATGATGTAGAAGCTATGCTTGCCCATGCGTTGATATATCCTTTTATTGGCCCACTTACACCAGCTCAAAGTGATACTTGTTCAAAATTAGTCAGCAAAGCATTTTCATATGATAAAAATTTGAAAACAAGAAGAAATGAAGAAGCAACTTTATTTTGTAAAGATATGAAATATACTCACAAATATCCAGTATATACACTATAG